From the genome of Aliarcobacter lanthieri:
TTGCTTCTAGACAATTTAATAATGGAATGGAAGTTGATGCAGGAAGATTAGGTTTTAGATTAAGATTAGCTAGAGCATATTTTGTCTATATACTTCTTATTTTGGCAGTAATTATACCAATATCTTTATTGACACATAAAACTTTAGCTATTATTGATCCACATATATCTATTTTAGGTGGTATGATAGTAACAGCATTGATTTTTATAGGATTTAATTTCTTTAGAGATAAGATAAAAGAAATGATGACAAAAGAAGTTATAAAAAAAGCTTGGAGAGTTCATTTCCCATATTTCGCTTATGAAGAATATAGTAAAAAAGTAAATGAAATTTTTGAACAAGCTATGAGAGAAGAGATTCCAAAAAGAGATTTACAAAAATATATTTTAGATAGAGTTTCTACTTTATAAGTAGAAAATTTATCTATTTTTTAAAACAGTATCTAATGCTAGTTTTGTGTTTTCCCATCTATTTTGAGAGTTTAACATAACCAATAAAATATCCTTTTTACCTTCTTTTGCTCTTGCAATCAGACAAGGTCCAGCCTTACTTGTATAACCTGTTTTTACACCAATCATATATTTTTCTTTTGGAAGAAGTTTATTACTTGTATGTATTTTATATGTTCTTTTTGTATTTATTGCTTGAAAACTATAGTTTTCCTTTTTTACAATAGCATTAAATGTTTTATTTTTTATAGCATATTCTGTAAGTTTTAGTAAATCATTAGCAGTACTTTTATGCTTTGGAGCATCAAATCCACATGGATTTTGAAAATTTGTATTTAGCATACCAATTTTTTTTGCTTTAGCATTCATCATATTTACAAAAGTTTGTTTATTACCATTTCCTAAATATATTGCTATTGCGTTTGCTGCATCATTTGCTGATTTTATCATAGCTGCATTTACTAAATCTTTTAGATAAAATTTTTCTCCAACTTTAAAATTCATAATAGTTGGTTCAACATTTTTCATCTCTTTTGTAATTGTTACAACTTTATCCATCTTACCACTTTCTATTGCAATAATAGAAGTCATAATTTTTGTAAGACTTGCAGGGCTTAATTTTTGATTTGCATCTTTTTGATAAATTAGTTGTTTTTTATTTAAATCTTTTACTATTATTGAATCTAAATCTTTTTCAATTTTTTGAAAAACCATTTTATCATTATAAGAAAAAGCAAAAATAGAAGTTAGAATAAGTGTGAGGAAGATTTTAGATAGTCGCATTTTTTTCCTTGTGCGATAAATTTGCAAAATTATAATAGAAAGTGATTAAATATCATATAAAGCAATTGCATTTGGATTACGAATTTTTTTTAATTCCATATCTATATAATTTGCATTAATATTTTCTTTTGTCTTTAAAGCTATAGTTATTTTTCTTTTTGTTGGTTTTGTTTCATATATAAAAAATCCTGCTTCATACATAGATAACCTTATAGGAGTTGCTATTGCATAAGTTGTTAAAATAGCATTGTTTTTACAAATTTTATAAATATCATCAAAGTACTCTTTTGTCCAAAGTTCAAAATTTACTTCACTTGAAAATGCATCTTGATAAACTATGTCAAAGAATTTTTCTGGAAATTTTTTTATATATTCTCTTGCATCTAAAATTTTAACTTCAATTTTTATATTTTCATCTTGATATATTTGATTTATTGATATTTCATTTATAATATTTGTAAAAGCTTCAAATTCTTTTGGATAAGTAAAACTTTTTAAAGATTTTATTAAATCAAAATCCAATTCAACAGAATATATATTTATCTTTATATCTAAATTATTTTTATAAATATAGTAAATAGTAGCCATTGTGTTGTATCCTATACCATAACAAATATCTAAAATATTTAACTCTTTTTTATATTTATGATATGTAAAAGCAGGGATAATATGTTTATTTAAAGCTTCACTAAGTCCACCATCTTCAGTGTTATGAAAATGTTGTTTATATTTGAAAGAAAAAAGTGTATTTGAACCATCTGATGTGGTTACTAAAATATCATCTTTCATTTATAAACCATATCCCCAATGGTGCATTTTTTTTGCAGTAAAAATTAGTACTTCATCAAAAAGTTCTATTGTATTTGGTGCTTGAAATCCAATATTTTCTAACAAATCTAAAATTTCATATTTATTATCATTTGAAATCTTTTCTAAAATTATGATATTCCCAGAATTTTCTAAGGCTTTGTAATGTGATTTTAAAATCTCTTCTTGGTTTTTACAAGAAGATAAAATATTACTCAAAACTATATATTCATATGCTCTTGCAGTTATTAATTTTGCACTACTTTCATCTACAAAAGGAATATATTTTATCTTGCCTTGGTTTTTTTCTTTTATCTCTTCTAAAGTAGAGTTTACTAAACCTAAATTATTATCTATATGTAAAATGGAAATATTTGTATAATCACTAAATAAACCTTTAAAAAGTTCTAGTTTTTCTTGCACTTTTTAGTTTCCTAAACTACTAAGTTTTTCTTCACTTAAAAATAGTTTTTCATTTGACATTACACCAATTTCAGATTTTAAAATATTTTTTGCAATATCTTTTGCTTCATCAAGTGAGTGCATAGCACAAGTTCCACACTGAAAAATATTTAGTTCTGGAATATCATCTTGTTTCTCAACATTTAAGACATCTTCCATAGCTTTTTTCCAAGCAGATGCAACTTCTTTTTCGCTTGGAGTTCCTATTAAACTCATATAAAATCCAGTTCTACAACCCATAGGAGAAACATCAATTATTTCAACTGTAGGTGAATTTAGATGATTTCTTATAAATCCAGCAAATAAATGTTCTAAAGTATGAGTTCCTTTTTCACTCATCATATCTTTATTTGGTACGCAAAATCTTAAATCAAAAACTGTAATATTATCACCTTTTGGAGTTTGCATAACCTTTGCAACTCGTACTGCAGGCGCTGGCATAATAGTATGATCAACTCTAAAACTATCTAATAATGGCATTAAAAATCCTTTTTTAAAATTATAGAAATTATAACTAAAGAGTTTTTATTTTAGGCTTTTATTGATTCTATTGATAAAATAATAATTGTCTTGACAAGTATTTTATTTTTAAATATACTTCAATTTATTGGTATAAGGAGTAAATTTGAAGTTTGATATGAATATATCATTAGGATTTATTTTAAATAAAACAGCTTTAATGTCAAAAACAATATT
Proteins encoded in this window:
- a CDS encoding D-alanyl-D-alanine carboxypeptidase family protein, whose translation is MRLSKIFLTLILTSIFAFSYNDKMVFQKIEKDLDSIIVKDLNKKQLIYQKDANQKLSPASLTKIMTSIIAIESGKMDKVVTITKEMKNVEPTIMNFKVGEKFYLKDLVNAAMIKSANDAANAIAIYLGNGNKQTFVNMMNAKAKKIGMLNTNFQNPCGFDAPKHKSTANDLLKLTEYAIKNKTFNAIVKKENYSFQAINTKRTYKIHTSNKLLPKEKYMIGVKTGYTSKAGPCLIARAKEGKKDILLVMLNSQNRWENTKLALDTVLKNR
- a CDS encoding tRNA (5-methylaminomethyl-2-thiouridine)(34)-methyltransferase MnmD produces the protein MKDDILVTTSDGSNTLFSFKYKQHFHNTEDGGLSEALNKHIIPAFTYHKYKKELNILDICYGIGYNTMATIYYIYKNNLDIKINIYSVELDFDLIKSLKSFTYPKEFEAFTNIINEISINQIYQDENIKIEVKILDAREYIKKFPEKFFDIVYQDAFSSEVNFELWTKEYFDDIYKICKNNAILTTYAIATPIRLSMYEAGFFIYETKPTKRKITIALKTKENINANYIDMELKKIRNPNAIALYDI
- the luxS gene encoding S-ribosylhomocysteine lyase, translating into MPLLDSFRVDHTIMPAPAVRVAKVMQTPKGDNITVFDLRFCVPNKDMMSEKGTHTLEHLFAGFIRNHLNSPTVEIIDVSPMGCRTGFYMSLIGTPSEKEVASAWKKAMEDVLNVEKQDDIPELNIFQCGTCAMHSLDEAKDIAKNILKSEIGVMSNEKLFLSEEKLSSLGN